The genomic interval CATGGCACAAAAATAGTGTTTTAAAAATTAAGATGGAAATATTATTTTGGTCAGAGTCCTTAAACCCGTAAAATGACTGATTTTAGAGCATGCATGGTAGTTTATCGTATACTTTTATCTATCTACTACAATTAAACTTCCAACTGCCTTTTAAGACGATTCGTCTTCAATATACTGTTTATAAAAACTTTATGTTTTCATTAGAATTGTACGATAATTTAACACTTCAGAACAGAAAACTGGTTCGCATTTTGCAATTAACAAAAACAACTTTGGAGGATAAATCGTTGGATTATCAAGAAAGGAGAAATCGCCATGCTTGACCAACATTTCAATTCTCGCGAAAATTCAGCACATCACGAATGCAAATCCCACCGTGAAGGCGACTGGCTCATTGTTCGCTGCACCACTTGCGAAGATTATGAAAGAAGATATAATTGGCGCACCGGTGAAATCAAGTCACGCCAGATAAGTTACAATATTTATCAAAATAGTTATTAGATGTATCAAAAAGCTTTCAGCTATCAGCCTTCAGTTTTAAAAAACTGCAGTGACACAGTCAATGAACTCCAAATAGAACTCCTCATTTTGGAGTGAAAGGACTATGTCATTTAAAAGCCTGTCAATTCATTCTAAGGCGCATACTTAAAAAAAGCTGAAAGCTGATCGCTGATAGCTTCATCATAAAATTCGTTTCACATTTACTGTTTTACTTTTTTCTGTTTTCGGCTACGCCAGGCTATGAATTATTAGGAGACAAACATGCAAATTAAGTCAGGTACAGTTGGCTATGTTAAGCTAAACACCAAATGGTTCAAATGCATCGTCTTAGGTCAGGTGGGCGTTACTTTGGGGGTTCGGATTGCACCGCAGTTATATGGACGATTGGTTCACATCGAACAATTCCTTCCCGAGAATAAATTTAATTGCCTGGGCTACACCAGCTCCGACAAACTTTCGTGGCGGCATAGAATCTGGAACGCTATTGAATGCAAGATTGAATACTTCAAATACAAGTTAAGACCGAAAGACCGAAAAAAACTTGAACTGGGAGGGATTGTTTTTGCGGGAACGATTGGCTGGGCCAAAATTTACTCAAGCGGACTCATCTTCTTTAGAAAAAGATGGCGGCGTTGTCTGGTTTTGAAGCACGAAAACAGCAAGCTTACACTTTGCTGCTCCCCCAATTTATCAATTGTCAGAGTCTACCAGGAAGATTTCTTAGCAGTTGATGTGGAAAGTAAAATACGTGTAAAAAAATACGAACATTATTGCTAGGTTTTTTACCTAACAGAAAAGACGTCATCCATACCGGTATTTTTAAGACTCTTCACCGTCACAGAAAAGATATCCAATTTGTTTAGCGGTTTAAACAGGTAGGTATAGGCGCCTTTTTCGATTGCTTCACGAACCAAGTTCCCATCACTGTAAGAGGAGATCATAACAATTTGTGTTTTTGGCTGGAGTTTCTTCCAACGTACCAGAGCTTCTATTCCACCCATCTCCGGCATTTTTATATCCAAAAACGCGATGTCGATTTTATGGTTTTCTGCTTCTTCGATCGCACGTGCGCCGTTTGGAACCAAATAAAGTTCATAGCGCGGATCTTTAATTATGGCACGGAAATAACCCAAAATATCCGGGTCATCATCTGCAACTAAAATACGGATTTTACCATTTGAATCGTTCATCGAACCTCTTACTTGAAATTTTCACGCATCTTTTTTCTTAACTTAAAATCGTCCTGAAAATGCTGTGTTTCGATTTCATCCTCTAAGATAAACGGAGTTATAAAAATAATCAGCTCAGTTTTAACTTTAGTGGATTTCGTGCTTTTAAATAGCCACCCCAATAAAGGTATATCTCCTAAGAT from candidate division KSB1 bacterium carries:
- a CDS encoding response regulator, whose protein sequence is MNDSNGKIRILVADDDPDILGYFRAIIKDPRYELYLVPNGARAIEEAENHKIDIAFLDIKMPEMGGIEALVRWKKLQPKTQIVMISSYSDGNLVREAIEKGAYTYLFKPLNKLDIFSVTVKSLKNTGMDDVFSVR